In Bacillus sp. Cs-700, one genomic interval encodes:
- the mutL gene encoding DNA mismatch repair endonuclease MutL: protein MGKIVQLDDQLSNKIAAGEVVERPASVVKELVENAIDAESSEITIEIEEGGLSKIRIVDNGSGMDEEDCKLAFFRHATSKIKNERDLFQIETLGFRGEALPSIAAVSHLELKTSTGDAAGTYVKIEAGKVAEFKATDSRKGTEMTITGLFYNTPARLKHMKTVHTELANVADVINRQAMAHPDIAFRFFHNGKKLLSTTGNGDLLQVIAAIYGYNTARKMLPLKAETIDFSVSGYAAKPELTRASRQYISLIINGRYIKNFPISKGIQQGYHTLLPIGRYPIVVLHIKMNPTLIDVNVHPSKLEARISKEQDLALAIENAIKGIFKQIELIPEQAPPKKKEEESEQPAFQFQHNVQEKEPEEIPIRREWTPEKVEHSEEQSKPQNDFLQPFSIKEEIQTEQYESMTSTKHSQRPETRDELEMAMDYVKETNNDSRIPPLYPIGQMHGTYILAQNENGLYIIDQHAAQERIKYEFYREKVGEIDPVVQELLVPITLEYNTSESAIIDSRMDDLAKVGVFLESFGPNSYMVSAHPVWFPKGAEQNTIEELIQEVVDNRRIDVKKLREEAAIMMSCKKSIKANRHLRDDEVFTLLETLRQSIDPYTCPHGRPIIIHYSTYEMEKMFKRVM, encoded by the coding sequence ATGGGAAAGATCGTACAGCTTGATGATCAGCTTTCAAACAAAATAGCTGCCGGTGAAGTGGTGGAAAGGCCGGCCTCTGTTGTGAAGGAACTTGTGGAGAATGCGATTGATGCAGAAAGCAGTGAAATCACAATTGAAATTGAAGAGGGCGGTCTTTCCAAAATTCGCATTGTAGACAACGGAAGCGGCATGGATGAGGAAGACTGCAAACTCGCTTTCTTTCGTCATGCGACGAGTAAAATCAAAAATGAGCGTGACTTGTTTCAAATTGAAACGCTCGGCTTCCGTGGAGAAGCTCTTCCAAGTATCGCGGCGGTGTCTCACTTAGAACTGAAAACCTCTACGGGAGATGCGGCCGGAACGTACGTCAAAATTGAAGCAGGGAAAGTAGCTGAATTTAAAGCGACCGATAGTCGAAAAGGAACGGAAATGACGATTACGGGTTTGTTTTACAACACCCCAGCTCGCTTAAAACACATGAAAACCGTTCATACCGAGCTTGCGAACGTGGCGGACGTCATCAACCGACAGGCAATGGCTCATCCTGATATCGCTTTTCGCTTCTTTCATAATGGGAAGAAGCTGTTATCAACGACAGGAAACGGCGATCTTCTGCAAGTGATTGCAGCGATCTATGGCTATAATACTGCGCGTAAAATGCTCCCTTTGAAGGCAGAGACAATTGATTTTTCTGTTAGCGGCTATGCGGCAAAGCCAGAGTTAACGCGTGCTTCTCGTCAATATATTTCACTCATTATTAACGGGCGGTACATTAAGAACTTTCCGATATCAAAAGGGATACAGCAGGGATACCATACGCTGCTTCCAATCGGACGCTATCCGATTGTTGTGCTTCATATTAAAATGAACCCAACGCTCATTGATGTGAACGTACATCCGTCAAAGTTGGAAGCGCGGATTAGTAAAGAACAGGACCTCGCGCTCGCCATTGAAAATGCGATTAAAGGGATATTCAAACAAATTGAACTGATTCCTGAGCAAGCTCCTCCAAAGAAAAAAGAGGAGGAAAGCGAGCAGCCGGCATTCCAGTTTCAACACAATGTTCAAGAAAAAGAGCCGGAAGAAATACCGATTCGGCGGGAATGGACGCCAGAGAAGGTGGAACATTCGGAAGAGCAGTCGAAGCCGCAGAATGATTTCCTTCAACCTTTTAGTATAAAGGAAGAAATTCAAACTGAGCAATACGAGTCGATGACTTCTACAAAACATTCCCAGCGACCAGAAACCCGAGACGAGCTCGAGATGGCCATGGACTATGTAAAAGAGACTAATAATGATTCACGTATTCCGCCGCTTTATCCGATCGGTCAAATGCACGGAACGTATATCCTAGCTCAGAATGAGAATGGGCTCTATATTATTGATCAGCACGCCGCGCAGGAGCGAATAAAGTACGAGTTCTACCGAGAAAAAGTTGGCGAGATCGATCCTGTTGTACAGGAGCTTCTCGTTCCAATTACGCTCGAATACAACACATCGGAGTCTGCGATCATTGATAGTCGGATGGATGATCTTGCGAAGGTGGGCGTTTTCTTAGAATCATTTGGACCGAATAGTTATATGGTGAGCGCTCATCCAGTTTGGTTCCCTAAAGGGGCTGAACAAAATACGATTGAGGAATTGATTCAGGAAGTCGTTGATAACCGTCGAATTGACGTGAAGAAGCTACGTGAGGAAGCGGCGATCATGATGTCCTGTAAGAAGTCGATTAAAGCTAATCGTCATTTACGTGATGACGAAGTGTTCACGCTTTTAGAGACACTTAGACAATCCATTGACCCGTATACCTGTCCACACGGGCGACCAATCATTATTCATTACTCCACCTATGAGATGGAAAAAATGTTTAAGCGGGTTATGTAA